In Fusarium oxysporum f. sp. lycopersici 4287 chromosome 11, whole genome shotgun sequence, the following are encoded in one genomic region:
- a CDS encoding gentisate 1,2-dioxygenase, with protein MGNYTSTVDSGPSDGDSPEMKQYLSELPSKNLEPLWSQMSMMVPPTPNPTAKPHMWTYREALPHLKTAAKLVPEEKAERRVLMLVNPSMQSPYTTDTIYGGLQIVNPGETAPAHRHLAFAARFIIDGEGFTAVEGKKMPLVRGDVVITPIWHWHDHGNESDKPVVWLDMLNLPLFRFAPVHFAEGYSDPRYPSEHCDPCEFRFPWAPVEKELNSDKSDYSIYHYKLSSGKPLSTFLGVQAERLGPGATVESQESQSYLYHCYEGKGRTELVTPTGETMTFKWEARDTFAVPSWCKIKHTNESTTEQAYLVACHDGPFLECLGIQRRNE; from the exons ATGGGAAACTATACTAGCACAGTGGATTCGGGCCCCTCGGATGGCGACTCGCCAGAGATGAAGCAGTATCTCAGCGAACTACCATCAAAGAACTTGGAGCCCCTTTGGTCACAGATGAGCATGATGGTGCCGCCGACACCAAACCCCACAGCGAAACCACATATGTGGACATACAGAGAAGCCTTGCCTCATCTAAAGACAGCGGCCAAGTTGGTGCCAGAGGAGAAAGCTGAGCGACGAGTTCTGATGCTAGTGAACCCCAGCATGC AATCACCATACACAACAGACACTATTTATGGAGGTCTTCAGATCGTCAATCCTGGCGAGACAGCGCCAGCACACAGACATCTTGCCTTCGCAGCTcgcttcatcatcgatgGCGAAGGTTTCACCGCAGtcgagggcaagaagatgCCTCTCGTTAGAGGCGATGTTGTCATCACACCGATCTGGCACTGGCATGACCATGGCAACGAGAGTGATAAGCCAGTAGTCTGGTTGGATATGTTGAACCTGCCTTTGTTCCGCTTTGCTCCAGTTCACTTTGCTGAGGGCTACTCTGACCCACGATATCCTAGCGA GCATTGTGACCCTTGCGAGTTCCGATTCCCATGGGCTCCCGTTGAGAAAGAACTCAACTCTGACAAGAGCGACTACTCCATCTATCACTATAAGCTCTCCAGCGGAAAGCCTCTGTCAACATTCCTCGGTGTTCAAGCCGAGAGATTGGGCCCTGGTGCCACGGTAGAGTCACAAGAAAGCCAGTCATATCTCTACCACTGCTATGAAGGAAAGGGTCGGACTGAGCTTGTGACGCCGACAGGAGAGACGATGACGTTCAAGTGGGAGGCGCGTGATACTTTTGCTGTGCCTTCCTGGTGCAAGATTAAGCATACTAATGAGTCTACCACAGAGCAAGCATACCTGGTAGCCTGCCATGATGGACCATTCCTTGAATGTCTGGGCATTCAACGAAGGAATGAATAG
- a CDS encoding 5-carboxymethyl-2-hydroxymuconate isomerase yields MRIASIASSLYRRNFTSSFSRTMSSTTWNRLIRFVDDNGNETFGDPVVENDKDFSEKLAKNGLWAVEYKGQSPVAQLTKGDKVHVKAVKELLRPADVPIIRCIGLNYIKHIKEGGRTPPPYPSLFIKPSTSIAGFNEDVPIPKIAQDGTIDYEGELGIVIGKSGKNITKEDALSYVAGYVVSNDVSARAWQRDPKKAGGVPQWCFSKGFDKFAPIGPLLVSPAVVGNASKLHLRTTVNGEERQSEGTNDLLFGVEEIVSFISQGTTLEAGTVVLTGTPCGVAMGMKEPKYLNDGDVVEVSITELGSVKNKMVFE; encoded by the exons ATGAGAATAGCCAGTATCGCATCGTCATTGTATCGCAGAAATTTCACATCGTCATTTTCTCGCACAATGTCTTCAACAACTTGGAACCGCCTCATCCGCTTTGTCGATGACAACGGAAATGAGACCTTTGGAGACCCTGTCGTTGAGAATGACAAGGACTTTTCTGAGAAGTTAGCCAAGAATGGCCTATGGGCTGTTGAGTACAAGGGTCAGAGTCCTGTGGCGCAACTCACCAAGGGTGACAAGGTGCATGTCAAGGCTGTAAAGGAGCTTCTGCGACCGGCTGATGTGCCTATTATCCGATGCATTGGCCTTAACTACATCAAGCACA TCAAGGAAGGTGGCCGAACACCGCCGCCTTATCCCTCATTGTTCATCAAGCCCTCAACCTCCATTGCTGGCTTCAATGAGGATGTTCCCATTCCTAAGATCGCCCAAGATGGCACAATAGACTACGAGGGAGAGTTG GGCATTGTGATTGGCAAGTCTGGCAAGAACATCACCAAAGAAGACGCTCTCTCCTACGTAGCAGGCTACGTCGTCTCCAACGACGTCTCCGCTCGAGCATGGCAACGAgaccccaagaaggccgGCGGTGTTCCCCAGTGGTGCTTCAGCAAGGGTTTCGACAAGTTCGCCCCCATTGGACCTCTTCTCGTCTCTCCTGCTGTTGTTGGCAACGCTTCCAAGCTGCACTTGAGAACAACTGTCAACGGTGAGGAGAGACAAAGCGAGGGTACGAATGATCTTCTTTTCGGGGTTGAGGAAATTGTCAGCTTCATCAGCCAAGGCACAACACTTGAGGCTGGAACTGTTGTTCTCACAGGAACACCGTGTGGCGTCGCCATGGGAATGAAGGAGCCTAAGTATCTtaatgatggtgatgttgtggAGGTTAGCATCACCGAGTTGGGAAgtgtcaagaacaagatggTGTTCGAGTAA